GTGGCGGAATTCATCCTCCCCGGTCTGATCGTCGCGTTCTTCGCGGTCGGCGCCTGGATCGTCGCGGGGGTGTGCCTGGCGACGCCGATCTCGCTGAACGCCCAACTGGGTCTGTTCATCGTCTCCTCCGTCGTACTGCTCGCGGGGGCGCGGCGCTGGGTCAAGGGCATGTTCGGCGGGTTCACC
This genomic window from Phycisphaerae bacterium contains:
- a CDS encoding NfeD family protein; this encodes MDWFKDFLRPELIWFVVGLVLLVAEFILPGLIVAFFAVGAWIVAGVCLATPISLNAQLGLFIVSSVVLLAGARRWVKGMFGGFT